In a genomic window of Helianthus annuus cultivar XRQ/B chromosome 10, HanXRQr2.0-SUNRISE, whole genome shotgun sequence:
- the LOC110886519 gene encoding putative pentatricopeptide repeat-containing protein At1g17630 — translation MLHVSPSHSRSLLLHISSALASHRWISNAYNVQIHFNPTKSNDVFDYFDHLLRQCTTSTQSKQIHAQIIHFRGLSTVFLPSKLISIYTRFNLLTDAQKVFQSVPIEHLFNTIIWNSMLRANVTNGDCQEALRVYTQMRNFGTLADEFTFPLILRACAVMGQRKSCALVHCHALLMGFQDNLYVANELLAAYGKLGQMGVARQVFDEMIVRSCISWNTMVSGFAFNYDCDGAVEMFKRMEVDGWEPNLVTWTSLLSSHSRCGYYLETLRLYNVMRSKGSKSSAESLAVVVSACNDCNTFNKIKELHGYVVTVGFEDYLFVKNSLLCAYGRHGVLEAAEKLFTEIKNKSLVSWNALISLYAQVGLCDAAFSTFLNLKNSKKHLVPNVISWSAVINGFASNGRPDESLKLFRKMQLAKVNPNVITISTILSVCADLSAIVFGKEMHGYIIRNLMNADLLVVNGLINMYAKCGILKAAYITFKNIKHKDLCSWNTMIKGYGMHGFGKRALEIFKQMINDGNKPDGVTFISLLSACSHAGLVNDGSKLFEQMKPEFGIEPEIEHYACMVDLLGRAGLFEEASEVAKKMPLQPNVCVWGALLNSSRMHKSSDLDERLVSKILELSSETGNYMLMSNIYAQSGQWEESAKVRVSARARGLTKTRGQSWIELNKRVRRFTAGEFAESESKEVETLVKILSFQMKMENIDEEILLTY, via the coding sequence ATGCTTCATGTTTCTCCTTCACATTCCAGGAGTCTTCTTCTTCACATATCCTCTGCATTAGCTTCTCACCGTTGGATTTCTAATGCCTACAACGTCCAAATCCACTTTAACCCAACAAAATCCAACGACGTTTTCGATTATTTCGACCACCTTCTACGACAATGCACCACCTCCACACAATCCAAACAAATACACGCCCAAATCATCCACTTTCGTGGCTTATCAACCGTATTCTTACCTTCAAAACTCATATCTATTTACACCAGATTTAACCTTCTCACTGACGCACAAAAAGTCTTTCAATCCGTCCCAATTGAACACCTTTTCAACACAATCATTTGGAACTCGATGTTAAGAGCTAATGTCACTAATGGAGACTGTCAAGAAGCCCTTAGGGTTTATACCCAAATGAGAAATTTTGGAACTTTAGCTGATGAGTTTACTTTCCCATTGATTTTGCGTGCTTGTGCTGTGATGGGTCAACGAAAGTCGTGTGCTTTAGTTCATTGTCATGCTTTACTAATGGGGTTTCAAGATAATCTTTATGTAGCGAACGAATTGTTGGCTGCGTATGGGAAACTTGGGCAAATGGGTGttgcacgccaagtgtttgatgaaatgattGTTAGAAGTTGTATTTCTTGGAACACTATGGTTTCGGGTTTCGCTTTTAATTATGATTGTGATGGTGCTGTTGAGATGTTTAAGAGGATGGAAGTTGACGGGTGGGAGCCGAATCTTGTGACTTGGACTTCTTTGTTGTCGAGTCATTCTCGATGCGGTTACTATTTGGAAACGTTGAGACTATACAATGTGATGAGAAGCAAAGGTAGTAAATCTTCCGCTGAATCACTTGCTGTGGTTGTATCCGCATGTAACGATTGTAATACGTTTAATAAAATTAAGGAGCTCCATGGGTACGTAGTAACGGTTGGTTTTGaggattatttatttgttaaaaacTCTCTTTTATGCGCGTATGGTAGGCATGGAGTTTTGGAAGCTGCTGAAAAACTGTTTACGGAGATCAAAAACAAGAGTTTAGTGAGTTGGAACGCTTTGATTTCGTTATACGCTCAAGTTGGTCTATGCGATGCGGCTTTCTCTACATTCTTAAACTTGAAGAATTCCAAAAAACATCTCGTGCCTAATGTGATAAGTTGGAGTGCTGTTATAAACGGTTTTGCTTCAAACGGGAGACCCGATGAATCGTTGAAACTATTCAGAAAAATGCAGCTTGCAAAAGTGAATCCGAATGTTATAACCATATCGACTATCTTATCAGTTTGTGCAGATTTATCTGCAATTGTTTTCGGTAAAGAAATGCATGGTTATATCATTAGAAACTTAATGAACGCCGATCTATTGGTTGTTAACGGGTTGATAAACATGTATGCCAAATGCGGTATCCTTAAGGCGGCGTATATAACGTTCAAGAACATAAAACATAAAGATTTATGCTCATGGAATACGATGATCAAAGGGTACGGAATGCATGGATTCGGTAAACGCGCGTTAGAAATCTTTAAACAAATGATTAACGATGGAAATAAGCCTGACGGGGTTACGTTTATTTCGTTACTTTCTGCTTGCAGTCATGCGGGCCTAGTTAATGACGGGAGTAAGCTATTCGAACAAATGAAACCCGAGTTTGGAATCGAACCCGAGATTGAACACTATGCGTGTATGGTTGACCTTCTTGGGCGGGCTGGGCTTTTCGAAGAAGCAAGTGAAGTTGCGAAAAAGATGCCGTTGCAGCCCAATGTATGTGTATGGGGTGCGCTTTTGAACTCGAGTAGAATGCATAAGAGTTCAGATTTGGATGAACGTTTGGTTTCGAAGATACTTGAGCTTAGTTCTGAAACCGGAAATTATATGTTAATGTCGAATATATATGCGCAAAGTGGTCAATGGGAGGAGTCTGCAAAAGTCAGAGTATCAGCTCGGGCACGGGGTTTGACTAAAACGCGAGGTCAAAGCTGGATTGAGTTGAATAAACGGGTGCGTAGGTTCACAGCAGGGGAGTTTGCAGAAAGTGAGAGTAAGGAAGTTGAAACACTGGTCAAGATTTTGAGTTTTCAAATGAAGATGGAGAATATAGATGAAGAAATCTTGTTAACTTATTGA
- the LOC110886520 gene encoding nucleosome assembly protein 1;4 gives MKENLDMSDLSASLPAAAAALSAEDRAGLVNALKDKLQNLAGQHSDVLENLSPAVRKRVEVLRDIQSEHDELEAKFFEERAALELKYQKLYAPLYAKRYDIVNGVVEVDGLKDEAATDKAEDKGVPDFWLTAMKTNEILAEEISERDEDALKYLKDIKWCRIDDPKGFKLEFFFDTNPYFKNSMLTKVYHMIDEDEPILEKAIGTDIEWLPGKCLTQKILKKKPKKGSKNAKPITKTEKCDSFFNFFSPPQLPDDEDDIDEEEAEELQNLMEQDYDIGSTIRDKIIPHAVSWFTGEAAQEDEFEGIEEDDDEDDDEDDDEDEIDDDEDGDDEDDEDEDEEESKSKRKTKKGSVSNAGATEQAEQPPECKQQ, from the exons ATGAAAGAGAACCTCGATATGTCCGATCTCTCCGCCTCCTTACCGGCCGCCGCCGCAG CTCTTAGTGCTGAGGATCGTGCCGGACTCGTAAACGCCCTAAAG GATAAGCTTCAGAATCTGGCTGGACAACACTCAGATGTTCTCGAGAATTTGTCTCCAGCTGTTAGAAAGAGAGTTGAGGTTCTTAGAGACATTCAG AGCGAGCATGATGAGCTAGAGGCAAAGTTTTTTGAAGAGAGAGCGGCGCTGGAACTGAAATACCAGAAACTGTATGCACCACTATATGCAAAG AGATATGATATAGTTAATGGTGTTGTTGAAGTTGATGGATTAAAGGATGAAGCTGCAACTGACAAGGCAGAAG ACAAGGGTGTGCCTGATTTTTGGCTTACTGCAATGAAGACCAATGAAATATTGGCCGAGGAG ATTTCAGAACGCGATGAAGATGCTCTGAAATATCTAAAGGACATTAAGTGGTGCAGGATAGACGACCCCAAGGGTTTCAAGCTCGAATTCTTTTTCGATACGAATCCGTATTTTAAAAATTCAATGTTGACCAAAGTATATCATATGATTGATGAGGATGAGCCTATTTTAGAAAAGGCAATAGG GACAGATATTGAATGGCTACCAGGGAAATGCTTGACACAAAAGATATTAAAGAAGAAGCCAAAGAAGGGGTCAAAAAATGCTAAACCTATCACTAAGACCGAAAAATGTGACAGTTTCTTCAACTTTTTTAGTCCTCCAcaattgcctgatgacgaggatgaTATTGATGAAGAAGAG GCTGAAGAACTTCAGAATCTAATGGAACAAGACTATGATATCGG TTCAACGATACGGGACAAGATTATACCCCATGCTGTTTCGTGGTTTACTGGTGAGGCGGCCCAGGAGGATGAGTTTGagggcatagaagaagatgacgacgaggatgatgatgaagatgacgatgaggatgaaattgatgatgatgaagacggAGATGacgaggatgatgaagatgaagatgaagaggaGAGCAAGAGTAAGAGAAAAACAAAG AAGGGTAGCGTCTCAAATGCAGGTGCGACAGAACAGGCTGAACAACCTCCTGAATGCAAGCAACAGTAG